The following are encoded in a window of Nocardia sp. BMG111209 genomic DNA:
- a CDS encoding nitronate monooxygenase family protein has product MTARLRTPLTDLIGIEHPVVQTGMGWVAGPRLVAATAAAGGLGILASATMTFAELEAAIAKTKAHTGKPFGVNIRADAADATERIELLIREQVKVASFALAPKQELIARLKDAGVVVIPSIGAAKHAVKVASWGADAVIVQGGEGGGHTGPVATTLLLPSVLDAVDIPVVAAGGFFDGRGLAAALSYGAAGVAMGTRFLLTRESTVPDAIKQEYLSRGLGDTVVSLKVDGMPHRVLNTELVDRLEHSGSWRGLTAAVANAARFKSMTGMTWSALIRDGLAMRKTKDLTWSQVIMAANTPMLLKAGLVEGNTEAGVLAAGQVTGIIDDLPTVAELIDHIVTDAVARIDALAALRTTQPTA; this is encoded by the coding sequence GTGACGGCGCGGCTGCGGACCCCGCTGACCGATCTGATCGGCATCGAACACCCCGTCGTGCAGACCGGGATGGGCTGGGTCGCGGGTCCCCGGCTGGTGGCCGCCACGGCGGCCGCCGGCGGTCTGGGCATCCTCGCCTCGGCCACGATGACCTTCGCCGAACTCGAAGCGGCGATCGCGAAGACCAAGGCGCACACCGGCAAACCGTTCGGCGTCAACATCCGCGCCGACGCCGCCGACGCCACCGAGCGCATCGAACTGCTGATCCGCGAACAGGTGAAGGTGGCCTCCTTCGCCCTGGCCCCGAAGCAGGAACTGATCGCGCGGCTGAAAGATGCCGGTGTGGTGGTGATTCCGTCGATCGGCGCCGCCAAGCACGCGGTGAAGGTGGCCTCCTGGGGCGCCGACGCCGTGATCGTGCAGGGCGGCGAGGGCGGCGGCCACACCGGCCCGGTCGCCACCACCCTGCTGCTGCCCTCGGTCCTGGACGCGGTCGACATCCCGGTGGTCGCCGCCGGTGGCTTCTTCGACGGCCGCGGCCTGGCCGCGGCCCTGTCCTACGGCGCCGCGGGCGTCGCGATGGGCACCCGCTTCCTGCTCACCCGCGAGAGCACCGTCCCCGACGCGATCAAACAGGAATACCTGAGCCGCGGCCTCGGGGACACCGTCGTCTCCCTGAAGGTGGACGGCATGCCCCACCGCGTCCTGAACACGGAACTGGTGGACCGCCTGGAACATTCGGGCAGCTGGCGCGGCCTGACCGCCGCCGTCGCCAACGCCGCCCGCTTCAAGAGCATGACCGGCATGACCTGGTCCGCCCTGATCCGCGACGGCCTCGCCATGCGAAAGACCAAGGACCTCACCTGGTCCCAGGTGATCATGGCCGCCAACACCCCCATGCTGCTGAAAGCCGGTCTGGTGGAAGGCAATACGGAGGCCGGCGTGCTGGCCGCCGGTCAGGTCACCGGCATCATCGACGACCTGCCCACCGTCGCCGAACTCATCGACCACATCGTCACCGACGCCGTGGCCCGCATCGACGCCCTCGCCGCCCTGCGCACCACCCAGCCCACGGCCTGA
- a CDS encoding type II toxin-antitoxin system HicA family toxin has translation MDARGVNRRIEQLGGVSVRQVGSHRRYRIVYELDTGQSATAHTTVPQHSGDMPIGTLRAIERDLAPAFGSGWLRGERP, from the coding sequence ATGGACGCCAGGGGAGTAAATCGGAGAATCGAGCAGCTTGGTGGCGTGTCCGTCCGGCAGGTAGGATCACATAGACGGTACCGAATCGTCTATGAGCTAGACACTGGACAGTCGGCGACCGCGCACACAACCGTGCCCCAGCATTCCGGCGATATGCCGATCGGAACGCTGCGGGCGATCGAGCGCGACCTCGCGCCCGCGTTCGGATCAGGATGGTTGAGAGGAGAGCGCCCGTGA
- a CDS encoding type II toxin-antitoxin system HicB family antitoxin produces MNDVDRTYLVVVTREGKNWLADVPELSGAHTFSRSLSGLEQSVREVIVLTADLPEENLPELRLDWAFDTGDRLIDATALTVRKIRARADTLAAEAAQRTADAVRLLTEHGMGVRDTAMILGISPQRVSQITGHRG; encoded by the coding sequence GTGAACGACGTCGACCGAACCTATCTGGTCGTGGTGACCCGCGAGGGAAAGAACTGGCTGGCCGACGTTCCCGAACTGTCCGGCGCGCACACCTTCTCGCGAAGCCTGTCCGGCCTGGAGCAATCGGTGCGCGAGGTGATCGTCCTCACCGCGGACCTGCCGGAGGAAAACCTGCCGGAGTTGCGGCTGGACTGGGCCTTCGACACCGGCGACCGCCTGATCGACGCCACCGCGCTCACGGTGCGCAAAATTCGCGCTCGCGCCGACACTCTCGCCGCCGAGGCCGCGCAACGAACCGCCGACGCCGTGCGATTGCTGACCGAACACGGTATGGGCGTGCGCGATACCGCGATGATCCTCGGCATCAGTCCGCAGCGGGTCTCGCAGATCACCGGGCACCGGGGCTGA
- a CDS encoding TetR/AcrR family transcriptional regulator, which yields MATAGPRARLLTNTIATVQEHGVHAAGLTELLKRSNASRNSLYQHFPAGKSQLVEAAARIVARVVYSHVSATADALQTAAGPEQWLDQLFGFWRVPLEVSDYREGSFMMAAALDELDPDVQSVAGHAFAEWTARLADGLMAAGIEQAPACAIAGLLLSVIEGAIVQSRALKSTRPFDDARTQLALLLNHHLDRR from the coding sequence GTGGCGACGGCCGGCCCGCGAGCCCGACTGCTCACGAACACCATCGCCACGGTGCAGGAGCACGGTGTGCACGCTGCCGGGCTCACCGAATTGCTCAAGCGCAGCAACGCCTCTCGCAATTCGCTGTATCAGCACTTCCCGGCCGGTAAGTCCCAGTTGGTCGAGGCCGCGGCCCGCATCGTGGCGCGCGTGGTCTACTCCCACGTGAGCGCCACCGCCGACGCCCTGCAGACCGCCGCCGGCCCCGAACAATGGCTCGACCAACTCTTCGGCTTCTGGCGGGTTCCGCTCGAGGTCAGCGATTATCGCGAGGGTTCGTTCATGATGGCCGCCGCCCTCGACGAACTCGACCCCGACGTCCAATCCGTCGCGGGCCACGCCTTCGCCGAATGGACCGCCCGCCTCGCCGACGGCCTGATGGCCGCCGGCATCGAGCAGGCCCCCGCCTGCGCCATCGCGGGCCTGCTGCTGTCGGTCATCGAGGGCGCCATCGTCCAGAGCCGGGCCCTCAAGTCCACCCGCCCCTTCGACGACGCCCGAACCCAACTCGCCCTACTCCTCAACCACCACCTGGACCGGCGCTGA
- a CDS encoding beta-ketoacyl-ACP synthase III, protein MPAHIATATPVAHAALLGLGVYRPRRIVPNAEIIERIDSSDEWIRSRSGIASRRWADDGETIVSMSAEAARGALAAANLGAEAVDAVILATSSQMVLGPSAGAVVADTLGMHDTAAFDVSAGCAGFCYALANAANLVRAGQARNVLVIGVERLSDLLDTSDRTCAFIFADGAGAAIVGRAEQEGIGPVAWGSDGSQTAAIKQDKDFQQYFAEVAAAEASAGTTVRPYIRMNGTAVFRWAVTFLEKACRDALDLAGVTVDQLDAFVPHQANIRITEALIKALHVPDSVVVARDIAETGNTSAASIPMAMEELLRTGAARPGDTALLLGFGAGLAYAGQVVTLPAIAK, encoded by the coding sequence ATGCCCGCGCATATCGCCACCGCCACCCCCGTCGCCCACGCCGCCCTACTCGGCCTCGGGGTGTACCGCCCCCGCCGGATCGTGCCCAACGCCGAGATCATCGAACGGATCGACTCCTCGGACGAGTGGATTCGCAGCCGCTCCGGAATCGCTTCTCGCCGTTGGGCGGACGACGGCGAGACGATCGTCTCGATGAGTGCCGAGGCGGCCCGCGGCGCGCTCGCCGCCGCGAATCTCGGGGCGGAGGCGGTCGACGCGGTCATCCTGGCCACGTCCTCGCAGATGGTGCTGGGTCCGTCGGCGGGTGCGGTGGTGGCCGACACGCTCGGGATGCACGACACCGCGGCCTTCGACGTCTCCGCGGGCTGCGCCGGATTCTGCTACGCGCTCGCGAACGCGGCGAATCTGGTGCGCGCCGGGCAGGCACGCAACGTGCTGGTCATCGGCGTGGAGCGGCTGTCGGATCTGCTCGACACCAGCGACCGCACCTGTGCGTTCATCTTCGCCGACGGTGCGGGCGCGGCGATCGTCGGCCGCGCCGAGCAGGAGGGCATCGGCCCGGTGGCCTGGGGCTCGGACGGCAGCCAGACCGCGGCGATCAAGCAGGACAAGGACTTCCAGCAGTATTTCGCCGAGGTCGCGGCGGCGGAGGCGAGCGCCGGCACCACGGTGCGGCCGTACATCCGGATGAACGGCACCGCCGTATTCCGTTGGGCGGTGACCTTTCTGGAGAAGGCATGCCGCGACGCCCTGGACCTGGCCGGCGTCACCGTCGACCAGCTGGACGCATTCGTACCGCACCAGGCCAACATTCGCATCACCGAGGCGCTGATCAAGGCGTTGCACGTACCCGACAGCGTCGTCGTCGCCCGCGACATCGCCGAAACCGGTAACACCAGCGCCGCTTCGATCCCGATGGCGATGGAGGAACTGCTCCGCACCGGCGCCGCACGACCGGGCGACACCGCGCTGCTGCTGGGATTCGGCGCGGGCCTGGCCTACGCGGGTCAGGTGGTGACGCTGCCCGCGATCGCGAAATAG
- a CDS encoding YdcF family protein: MSAVNRDSRELTGTARTAVGKLIEGETRTAIPLDSSGRALIADDRVLGGRREAAYDEWLNGLRARGVDTDRALTHLGTIYDYVRRDPAWEIEAGRHYGGTVVFGSPDIGGAGVVANMVFDHGLAGVPVVFSGYQGEAEAFRVAAERLGLAATRCYEEPLARNTVENAIYGVEVLRAGGRDTSSLIAVTNPFHARRVWATLMKRPEVEHVSMGVADVSLENYLKYGFRTEFETVSNPDKIAANITGEIPRYEEYARNGDMVEVAVPDHVRAAYEAVKDIFRPLPPKF, from the coding sequence ATGTCCGCGGTCAATCGGGACAGTCGCGAACTGACGGGCACGGCCCGCACCGCCGTCGGGAAGCTCATCGAGGGTGAGACCCGTACCGCGATACCGCTCGACTCCTCCGGCCGCGCCCTCATCGCCGACGATCGGGTGCTGGGCGGCCGGAGGGAGGCCGCCTACGACGAATGGCTGAACGGCCTGCGCGCGCGGGGCGTCGACACCGACCGGGCACTCACCCATCTGGGCACGATCTACGATTACGTGCGCCGGGATCCGGCGTGGGAGATCGAGGCCGGCCGACACTACGGTGGCACAGTCGTATTCGGCAGCCCCGACATCGGCGGGGCCGGTGTGGTCGCGAATATGGTCTTCGACCACGGTTTGGCGGGCGTGCCCGTGGTGTTCTCGGGATATCAGGGTGAGGCCGAGGCGTTCCGGGTGGCAGCCGAGCGGCTGGGCTTGGCCGCCACCCGATGCTACGAGGAACCGTTGGCCCGCAACACCGTGGAGAATGCGATCTACGGGGTCGAGGTGCTGCGAGCGGGCGGACGCGACACCTCGTCGCTGATCGCGGTGACGAACCCCTTCCACGCGCGCCGGGTGTGGGCCACGCTGATGAAGCGGCCCGAGGTGGAACACGTCAGCATGGGCGTCGCCGACGTGTCACTGGAGAACTACCTGAAGTACGGCTTCCGCACGGAATTCGAGACGGTGTCGAATCCGGACAAGATCGCCGCCAACATCACCGGCGAGATCCCGCGCTACGAGGAGTACGCCCGCAACGGCGATATGGTCGAGGTAGCCGTTCCGGACCACGTTCGTGCCGCCTACGAGGCGGTGAAGGACATATTCCGGCCGCTTCCGCCCAAATTCTGA
- a CDS encoding MDR family MFS transporter has translation MTQTRSATAVSPSDSIPPHVWRIAGVVVFGALMSMLDTSLVNIGLHTIGADLHASLATVQWVASGYLLALAVSLPLCGWLARRFGPARVWVCAIVAFTVASGLCALAPGIGWLIALRVLQGLAAGVVVPAGQTILGQAAGPRYLGRVMAVVGIAVVSAPAFGPTVGGLMLAHLSWQWLFLINLPFGVVACALGLRVLPRQSGTRSGAVDLVSLALAGGGASAVVYGLGELGVRGANPVVSVWLPIVAGLFALAGFVFRSQRRDVPLLDVRMFRDPVFAAANGASFFAGAAMFGLMVLLPLYFQILHHESLIRTGLLLLSYGVGGIVALPLGGRLTDRVGGGIVAVCGTVVVAATVAPLAFLPAAANATLVQMLLFVCGVGTAFSSMPLVSTAYAAVRHDQMPDAAAFVNILQRIGGAIGVALVAVILSRAADSGHAAISGYHLAFGGICVLSLIAALASGVLLRMRRN, from the coding sequence ATGACGCAGACGCGCTCGGCCACCGCGGTTTCCCCCTCCGATTCGATTCCCCCGCACGTCTGGCGCATCGCGGGCGTCGTCGTGTTCGGGGCGCTGATGAGCATGCTCGACACTTCGCTGGTGAATATCGGCCTGCACACCATCGGCGCCGACCTGCATGCGAGCCTGGCGACCGTGCAATGGGTGGCCAGCGGATATCTGCTCGCGCTGGCCGTCTCGCTGCCGCTGTGCGGCTGGCTCGCCCGCCGATTCGGGCCCGCCCGGGTCTGGGTGTGCGCGATCGTCGCGTTCACGGTCGCATCCGGCCTGTGCGCGCTGGCTCCCGGTATCGGCTGGCTGATCGCCCTGCGCGTGCTGCAGGGGCTGGCCGCCGGCGTCGTGGTACCGGCCGGGCAGACCATTCTGGGTCAGGCCGCCGGGCCGCGTTACCTGGGCCGGGTCATGGCGGTGGTCGGCATCGCGGTGGTGAGCGCGCCCGCGTTCGGTCCCACCGTGGGCGGGCTGATGCTCGCCCATCTGAGCTGGCAGTGGTTGTTCCTGATCAACCTCCCGTTCGGTGTGGTCGCCTGTGCGCTCGGCCTGCGGGTGCTGCCGCGGCAGTCCGGAACCCGCAGCGGCGCGGTCGATCTCGTGAGCCTGGCGCTCGCGGGCGGCGGTGCGTCGGCCGTGGTGTACGGCCTCGGCGAACTCGGTGTGCGCGGGGCGAATCCGGTGGTGTCGGTATGGCTGCCGATCGTGGCCGGACTGTTCGCGCTGGCCGGCTTCGTATTCCGTTCGCAGCGGCGCGACGTGCCGCTGCTCGACGTACGCATGTTCCGGGACCCGGTCTTCGCCGCCGCCAACGGCGCGAGCTTCTTCGCCGGTGCCGCGATGTTCGGCCTGATGGTGTTGCTGCCCTTGTACTTCCAGATCCTGCATCACGAGAGCCTGATCCGCACCGGCCTGTTGCTGCTGAGCTACGGCGTCGGCGGGATCGTCGCGCTGCCGCTCGGCGGCCGGCTCACCGACCGTGTCGGCGGCGGCATCGTCGCCGTCTGCGGCACCGTCGTGGTGGCCGCCACCGTCGCGCCGCTGGCATTCCTGCCCGCCGCCGCGAATGCGACTCTGGTGCAGATGTTGTTGTTCGTGTGCGGAGTCGGCACGGCCTTCTCGAGCATGCCTCTGGTCAGCACCGCCTACGCCGCGGTGCGGCACGATCAGATGCCCGACGCGGCCGCCTTCGTGAACATCCTGCAACGCATCGGCGGCGCGATCGGCGTCGCGCTCGTGGCCGTGATCCTCTCCCGCGCAGCGGATTCCGGCCACGCGGCGATCTCCGGCTATCACCTCGCCTTCGGCGGGATCTGTGTACTGTCGCTGATCGCCGCGCTGGCATCGGGGGTATTGCTGCGGATGCGCCGTAACTGA
- a CDS encoding MarR family winged helix-turn-helix transcriptional regulator, protein MPDAPDVHLEGLLRFPSYAFGKLHRAVHVEVGSPLREHWVLVYLEDRANRISQQEIADALAIDRSEVVRLVDGLERAGLVVRQRDTSDRRKHCLSVTDAGRAARRKVDAEIEAAHDRLLARLDPAERATLHRLSLRALGYDENYRPLPPVGE, encoded by the coding sequence ATGCCCGACGCACCCGATGTCCACCTGGAAGGACTGCTGCGCTTCCCCTCGTACGCCTTCGGGAAGTTGCATCGCGCGGTGCACGTGGAGGTCGGCTCGCCGCTGCGGGAACACTGGGTGCTGGTCTACCTGGAGGATCGCGCGAACCGGATCTCCCAGCAGGAGATCGCCGACGCGCTCGCCATCGATCGCAGCGAGGTCGTCCGCCTGGTCGACGGCCTGGAACGCGCGGGCCTGGTGGTCCGGCAGCGCGACACCTCCGACCGCCGCAAGCACTGCCTGTCGGTCACCGACGCGGGCCGCGCCGCCCGGCGCAAGGTCGACGCCGAGATCGAGGCCGCGCACGACAGACTGCTCGCCCGCCTCGACCCCGCGGAACGCGCCACGCTGCACCGGTTGTCGTTGCGCGCGCTGGGCTACGACGAGAACTACCGGCCGCTACCGCCGGTCGGCGAATGA